The following are encoded together in the Streptomyces sp. NBC_00341 genome:
- a CDS encoding sensor histidine kinase, producing the protein MNDLVRQHTALSDTDLEWLHLLVSEWQLLSDLSFADLVLWVPTRDGTRYVSVAQMRPNTGPTSYQDDMVGHLVPRGRRPLLDAALDEGRIVREGDPEWREEVPVRVESIPVRREGRVLGVIARNTNLLTVRTPSRLELTYLQSASDLAQMIAAGSFPFPGQQVDMDASPRVGDGLVRLDADGVVQYASPNGLSAYHRLGLASDLVGQHLGGITAELAPSRGPVDEALVKLASGYAPREFEVECTGGVIQLRAIPLKPKGVRIGSLVLLRDVTELRRRERELITKDATIREIHHRVKNNLQTVAALLRLQARRMDSEQGREALNEAVRRVGSIAIVHETLSQNLDERVEFDEIADRVIAMVAEISPGKVTCRRTGRFGILDAEVATPLAMVLTEVLQNALEHAFGVAESGTVEVSAVRGGSPTEARLLITVQDDGCGLPEGFDPQRTGNLGLQIVRTLVEGELSGTFGMVPAPERGTQVILDIPVRADK; encoded by the coding sequence ATGAACGACCTCGTCCGCCAGCACACCGCCCTGAGTGACACCGACCTCGAGTGGCTCCATCTGCTGGTCTCGGAGTGGCAACTGCTCTCCGACCTCTCCTTCGCCGACCTGGTCCTCTGGGTCCCCACCCGCGACGGCACCCGCTATGTGTCCGTCGCCCAGATGCGGCCCAACACCGGCCCCACCTCCTACCAGGACGACATGGTCGGCCACCTGGTGCCGCGCGGTCGCCGCCCGCTGCTGGACGCGGCGCTGGACGAGGGCCGGATCGTGCGCGAGGGCGACCCGGAGTGGCGCGAGGAGGTTCCGGTACGGGTCGAGTCGATCCCCGTACGGCGGGAGGGCCGCGTCCTCGGGGTGATCGCCCGCAACACCAACCTCCTCACCGTCCGCACCCCGTCCCGGCTGGAGCTCACCTATCTCCAGTCCGCCTCCGACCTGGCCCAGATGATCGCCGCCGGGTCCTTCCCGTTCCCCGGCCAGCAGGTGGACATGGACGCCTCGCCGCGGGTCGGTGACGGGCTGGTCCGGCTCGATGCCGACGGCGTCGTCCAGTACGCCAGCCCCAACGGCCTCTCCGCCTATCACCGCCTCGGCCTCGCCTCCGACCTGGTCGGACAGCACCTCGGCGGGATCACCGCGGAACTCGCCCCCTCCCGGGGCCCGGTGGACGAGGCGCTGGTCAAACTGGCCAGCGGTTACGCGCCCCGTGAGTTCGAGGTCGAGTGCACGGGCGGGGTGATCCAGCTCCGGGCGATCCCGCTCAAGCCCAAGGGGGTCCGGATCGGCTCCCTGGTCCTGCTCCGGGACGTCACGGAACTGCGCCGCCGCGAGCGCGAGTTGATCACCAAGGACGCCACCATCCGGGAGATCCACCACCGGGTGAAGAACAACCTCCAGACGGTGGCGGCCCTGTTGCGGCTGCAGGCCCGCCGGATGGACTCCGAGCAGGGCCGCGAGGCGCTCAACGAGGCGGTGCGGCGAGTCGGTTCGATCGCCATCGTGCATGAGACGCTGTCCCAGAATCTGGACGAGCGGGTGGAGTTCGACGAGATCGCGGACCGGGTCATCGCCATGGTCGCGGAGATCTCGCCGGGCAAGGTGACCTGCCGTCGGACGGGACGCTTCGGCATCCTGGACGCGGAAGTGGCCACTCCGCTGGCCATGGTCCTCACCGAAGTGCTGCAGAACGCCCTGGAACACGCCTTCGGCGTCGCCGAGTCGGGCACGGTCGAGGTCTCCGCGGTCCGGGGCGGTTCTCCCACGGAGGCGCGGCTGCTGATCACCGTCCAGGACGACGGCTGCGGTCTGCCCGAGGGATTCGACCCGCAGCGCACCGGCAATCTGGGGCTCCAGATCGTGCGGACGCTGGTGGAGGGTGAGTTGAGCGGGACGTTCGGCATGGTGCCGGCGCCGGAACGCGGCACCCAGGTCATCCTCGACATCCCGGTCCGCGCCGACAAGTAG
- a CDS encoding WhiB family transcriptional regulator, whose protein sequence is MDWRHNAVCREEDPELFFPIGNTGPALLQIEEAKAVCRRCPVMEQCLQWALESGQDSGVWGGLSEDERRAMKRRAARNRARNASA, encoded by the coding sequence ATGGACTGGCGTCACAACGCCGTTTGTCGTGAGGAAGACCCGGAGCTGTTCTTCCCCATCGGCAACACCGGTCCTGCGCTGCTGCAGATCGAGGAAGCCAAGGCCGTCTGCCGTCGCTGCCCCGTCATGGAGCAGTGCCTGCAGTGGGCGCTCGAGTCCGGCCAGGACTCGGGTGTCTGGGGTGGCCTCAGCGAGGACGAGCGCCGCGCAATGAAGCGCCGCGCCGCTCGCAACCGGGCGCGCAACGCCAGCGCCTGA
- a CDS encoding diacylglycerol kinase family protein, with product MRALLVVNPAATTTSARTRDVLIHALASEMKLEAVTTEYRGHARDLGRRAADSDDIDLVVALGGDGTVNEVVNGLLHNGPDIDNLPKLAVVPGGSTNVFARALGLPNDAVEATGAILDALANRTERTVGLGLAAGTPGTEDESVPERWFTFCAGLGFDAGVIGRVEQRREQGKRSTHALYVRQVLRQFLEEPHRRQGMITLEVPGQEPVTELALSIICNTAPWTYLGNRPMYASPKASFDTALDVLGLQRLSTAAVTRYATQLLTSSPEKGPRGKHAVSLHDLTDFTLHSKAPLPFQMDGDHLGVRTSVTFTGVRRALRVIV from the coding sequence ATGCGCGCACTTCTTGTGGTCAATCCAGCTGCTACCACCACCAGTGCCCGCACCCGTGACGTGCTCATCCACGCGCTGGCCAGCGAGATGAAGCTGGAGGCCGTGACCACCGAGTACCGCGGGCACGCCCGCGACCTGGGGCGCCGGGCCGCCGACAGCGACGACATCGATCTCGTGGTGGCGCTCGGCGGTGACGGCACGGTCAACGAGGTCGTGAACGGCCTGCTGCACAACGGCCCCGACATCGACAACCTGCCGAAACTCGCCGTCGTACCCGGCGGCTCCACCAATGTCTTCGCGCGCGCCCTCGGGCTGCCCAACGACGCGGTGGAGGCCACCGGCGCCATCCTGGACGCACTGGCCAACCGAACGGAACGCACCGTCGGACTGGGCCTCGCGGCCGGCACCCCGGGCACGGAGGACGAATCCGTGCCGGAACGCTGGTTCACCTTCTGCGCCGGCCTCGGATTCGACGCGGGCGTCATCGGCCGGGTCGAACAGCGACGGGAACAGGGAAAGCGTTCGACCCATGCCCTGTACGTCCGCCAGGTACTGCGCCAATTCCTTGAGGAACCGCACCGACGGCAGGGAATGATCACGCTCGAAGTGCCCGGACAGGAACCGGTCACCGAGCTCGCGCTCTCCATAATCTGCAATACGGCACCCTGGACCTACCTGGGGAATCGCCCGATGTACGCCTCCCCGAAGGCCTCGTTCGACACCGCCCTGGACGTCCTCGGCCTGCAACGGCTGTCGACGGCGGCGGTCACCCGCTACGCGACCCAGCTGCTCACTTCGAGCCCCGAGAAGGGGCCGCGCGGTAAGCACGCGGTTTCACTGCATGACCTCACAGACTTCACCTTGCATTCAAAGGCTCCACTGCCCTTCCAGATGGACGGTGACCACCTGGGGGTGCGCACAAGTGTGACGTTCACAGGCGTACGCCGTGCACTGCGTGTGATTGTGTGA
- a CDS encoding RNA polymerase sigma factor SigF, translating to MSNGNGDGPVRDETIRPGVVHAAGIPDQQALTHPVDEADLPRAVDGADGPAGRTVAVEQSQAERAGQMSEHRHHDPHDRSGARALFIELGKLPEGSPEKAELRNRLVRMHLPLVEHLARRFRNRGEPLDDLTQVATIGLIKSVDRFDPERGVEFSTYATPTVVGEIKRHFRDKGWAVRVPRRLQELRLSLTTATAELSQQHGRSPTVHELAERLGISEEEVLEGLESANAYSTLSLDVPDTDDESPAVADTLGSEDEALEGVEYRESLKPLLEDLPPREKRILLLRFFGNMTQSQIAQEVGISQMHVSRLLARTLAQLRERLLVEE from the coding sequence GTGAGCAACGGGAACGGGGACGGTCCTGTGCGGGACGAGACGATCCGACCTGGGGTGGTGCACGCGGCAGGCATCCCGGACCAGCAGGCCCTGACTCATCCGGTGGACGAGGCGGACCTGCCCCGTGCGGTGGACGGGGCGGACGGGCCCGCCGGCCGTACGGTCGCGGTGGAGCAGTCGCAGGCGGAGCGGGCAGGCCAGATGAGCGAGCACAGGCACCACGATCCACACGACCGCAGCGGGGCGCGGGCGTTGTTCATCGAGCTGGGCAAGCTCCCCGAGGGCTCGCCCGAGAAGGCCGAACTGCGCAACCGGCTGGTCCGGATGCATCTGCCGCTCGTGGAGCACCTGGCCAGGCGGTTCCGCAACCGGGGAGAGCCGCTGGACGATCTGACCCAGGTCGCCACGATCGGCCTGATCAAGTCGGTGGACCGGTTCGATCCGGAGCGGGGGGTCGAGTTCTCGACGTACGCCACGCCCACGGTCGTCGGTGAGATCAAGCGCCATTTCCGCGACAAGGGCTGGGCGGTGCGGGTGCCGCGCCGCCTCCAGGAGCTGCGGCTGTCGCTGACCACGGCGACCGCGGAGCTGTCCCAGCAGCACGGCCGTTCACCCACGGTGCACGAGCTGGCGGAGCGGCTCGGCATCTCCGAGGAGGAGGTACTGGAGGGGCTGGAATCGGCCAATGCCTACAGCACGCTCTCCCTGGACGTGCCGGACACGGACGACGAGTCCCCCGCGGTCGCGGACACGCTCGGCTCCGAGGACGAGGCGCTGGAGGGCGTCGAGTACCGGGAGTCGCTCAAGCCGCTGCTGGAGGACCTGCCGCCACGGGAGAAGCGGATTCTGCTGCTCCGTTTCTTCGGCAACATGACCCAGTCACAGATCGCGCAGGAGGTCGGCATCTCGCAGATGCACGTCTCACGGCTGCTGGCCCGCACCCTGGCACAGCTGCGCGAGCGACTGCTCGTCGAGGAGTAG
- a CDS encoding anti-sigma regulatory factor encodes MSQIAGEPGNQDFVEVRLPAAGAYLSVLRTATAGLAARLDFTLDEIEDLRIAVDEACAILLQQAVPGSVLSCVFRLIDDSLEVTVSAPTTDGRAPERDTFAWTVLSALAGKVDSTVADDRTVSISLYKQRGAGPGPA; translated from the coding sequence GTGTCCCAGATCGCAGGCGAGCCCGGGAATCAGGACTTCGTAGAGGTCCGGCTGCCCGCTGCGGGTGCCTACCTGTCGGTGCTGCGCACGGCCACGGCCGGCCTCGCAGCGCGCTTGGACTTCACTCTCGACGAGATCGAGGATCTTCGCATCGCGGTCGACGAGGCCTGCGCGATCCTGCTTCAGCAGGCCGTGCCCGGCTCCGTCCTCAGCTGCGTCTTCCGTCTCATCGACGACTCACTTGAGGTGACGGTATCGGCCCCCACGACGGACGGGCGGGCCCCGGAACGTGACACCTTCGCCTGGACGGTGCTCTCGGCACTGGCCGGGAAGGTCGACTCCACGGTCGCCGACGACCGGACGGTCAGCATCAGCCTGTACAAACAGCGCGGCGCGGGACCCGGGCCGGCGTGA
- a CDS encoding UBP-type zinc finger domain-containing protein, translated as MSECPHVSDLPRPEPAPLSDACLECRAAGTHPVQLRLCLVCGHVGCCDSSPMQHATTHFKETGHPVMRSFEPGESWRWCFEHGSIV; from the coding sequence ATGAGTGAGTGCCCGCACGTATCAGATCTGCCGCGCCCCGAGCCCGCACCCCTCAGTGATGCCTGTCTCGAATGCCGGGCAGCCGGCACCCACCCCGTGCAGCTGCGGCTCTGCCTGGTCTGCGGCCATGTCGGCTGCTGTGATTCGTCACCGATGCAGCACGCCACGACGCACTTCAAGGAGACCGGTCATCCGGTGATGCGGAGCTTCGAACCCGGTGAAAGCTGGCGTTGGTGCTTCGAGCACGGTTCGATCGTCTGA
- a CDS encoding Na+/H+ antiporter has translation MDALPLVALVAASAAVAGLARRTPVPAPLLLVAMGLIGSYVPGVPTYTLNAHIVLPLLLPPLLYTAAVDSSYLDLRANLRPVALLSVGYVLFATVAVGWLAYRLVPDLPLTAALVLGAVIAPPDAVTAAAIARRVGLPARVTTILQGESLVNDATAITAYKVALAAAVGEGMSWGAGIGEFFLASVGGVAVGLVLMVPLHWLRTHLKEPLLQNTLSLLIPFVAYAAAERVHASGVLAVVVVALYLGHRSWQVDFATRLQEAAVWKMVAFILESAVFALIGLQLPFVLKGLGTYAVTDALWYAVAVFLAVVVVRFIWVYPATYLPRLLSKRIREREPGTDWTAPLIVGWAGMRGVVSLAIAFSIPMATADGADFPARNLVLFLTFTTVIGTLVIQGLTLPLLVRVLRLPGRDRQAETLAEAQAQSEASTAAEARLEELLADERNRLPQPLTDRLRTVLERRRNAVWERLGASNPVTGESADDTYRRLAGEMIEAEREVFVRLRDERGIDDEMMRTLLRRLDLEEAAAYREESD, from the coding sequence ATGGACGCGTTGCCACTGGTGGCACTGGTCGCGGCGAGCGCGGCGGTGGCGGGGCTGGCCCGCCGTACCCCGGTGCCGGCCCCGCTGCTTCTGGTGGCCATGGGGCTGATCGGCAGCTATGTGCCGGGGGTGCCGACGTACACCCTGAACGCGCACATCGTGCTGCCGCTCCTGCTGCCACCGCTGCTCTACACCGCCGCGGTCGACAGCTCCTACCTCGACCTGCGGGCCAACCTCCGCCCCGTCGCGCTGCTCTCCGTCGGCTACGTGCTGTTCGCGACCGTCGCGGTCGGCTGGCTGGCCTACCGGCTGGTGCCCGATCTGCCGCTCACCGCCGCGCTGGTGCTGGGCGCCGTGATCGCCCCGCCGGACGCGGTGACGGCCGCGGCCATCGCCCGCCGGGTCGGCCTGCCCGCCCGGGTCACGACGATCCTCCAGGGCGAGTCCCTGGTGAACGACGCCACCGCGATCACCGCGTACAAGGTGGCCCTCGCGGCGGCCGTGGGCGAGGGGATGAGCTGGGGCGCCGGGATCGGGGAGTTCTTCCTCGCGTCGGTCGGCGGCGTCGCGGTCGGCCTGGTGCTCATGGTGCCGCTGCACTGGCTCCGCACCCACCTCAAGGAGCCCCTGCTCCAGAACACCCTGTCGCTCCTGATCCCCTTCGTGGCGTACGCGGCGGCCGAGCGGGTGCACGCCTCCGGAGTGCTCGCGGTGGTCGTCGTCGCGCTCTACCTGGGCCACCGGTCCTGGCAGGTCGACTTCGCCACCCGGCTCCAGGAGGCCGCGGTCTGGAAGATGGTCGCCTTCATCCTGGAGTCCGCGGTCTTCGCGCTGATCGGCCTCCAGCTGCCCTTCGTACTGAAGGGGCTCGGTACGTACGCCGTCACGGACGCCCTCTGGTACGCCGTGGCGGTGTTCCTGGCGGTCGTCGTGGTCCGGTTCATCTGGGTCTATCCGGCGACCTATCTGCCCCGGTTGCTGTCGAAACGGATCAGGGAGCGGGAACCCGGGACCGACTGGACCGCGCCGCTCATCGTCGGATGGGCCGGGATGCGCGGTGTCGTCTCGCTGGCCATCGCGTTCTCCATCCCGATGGCCACGGCCGACGGCGCGGACTTCCCGGCCCGCAACCTGGTGCTCTTCCTGACGTTCACCACGGTCATCGGCACCCTGGTCATCCAGGGGCTCACCCTGCCGCTCCTGGTGCGCGTCCTGAGGCTCCCGGGGCGCGACCGGCAGGCCGAGACCCTCGCGGAGGCGCAGGCGCAGAGCGAGGCGTCCACGGCCGCAGAGGCACGGCTGGAGGAACTGCTCGCCGACGAGCGCAACCGGCTGCCGCAGCCGCTCACCGACCGGCTGCGCACCGTTCTGGAGCGGCGCCGCAACGCCGTGTGGGAGCGGCTGGGGGCGTCGAACCCGGTGACGGGGGAGTCGGCGGACGACACCTACCGGCGCCTCGCCGGCGAGATGATCGAGGCGGAGCGCGAGGTCTTCGTGCGGCTGCGGGACGAGCGCGGCATCGACGACGAGATGATGCGGACCCTGCTCAGGCGCCTCGACCTGGAGGAGGCGGCGGCCTACCGGGAGGAGTCGGACTGA
- a CDS encoding 1-aminocyclopropane-1-carboxylate deaminase/D-cysteine desulfhydrase has translation MPATPPGPPALSRLRPALPSPLQPAEDDRFGRYGVRLLLKRDDLIHPDLPGNKWRKLAPNLLAAAGRPVLTFGGAYSNHLRATAAAGRLLGFRTVGVVRGDELADRPLNPSLARCAADGMRLHFVDRATYRAKADPEVLAGLLSAHGACEVIPEGGSNALAARGCTELGRELRGLADVAAVACGTGGTLAGLAAGLAPGQRALGVPVLRGGFLGEAVHDLQREAFGGPAGDWSLDERFHFGGYARTTDALHAFADDFEDRHGLPVERLYVAKLLYALTTLAGEGAFPAGSAVAAVITGRPDPAEPPAGPQSDSSR, from the coding sequence ATGCCCGCCACACCACCCGGCCCGCCCGCCCTCTCCCGGCTGCGGCCGGCGCTTCCGTCACCCCTGCAGCCGGCCGAGGACGACCGCTTCGGCCGGTACGGCGTACGGCTGCTGCTCAAGCGCGACGATCTGATCCACCCGGATCTGCCGGGCAACAAATGGCGCAAGCTCGCCCCCAACCTGCTCGCCGCCGCCGGACGTCCCGTACTGACGTTCGGCGGGGCGTACTCCAACCACCTGCGGGCGACTGCCGCCGCGGGACGGCTGCTCGGCTTCCGTACCGTCGGCGTCGTCCGCGGCGACGAGCTGGCCGACCGGCCGCTCAACCCCTCGCTGGCGCGGTGCGCCGCCGACGGGATGCGGCTGCACTTCGTGGACCGTGCGACCTACCGCGCCAAGGCCGATCCAGAGGTCCTGGCCGGGCTGCTGAGCGCCCACGGCGCCTGCGAGGTCATCCCGGAGGGCGGCAGCAACGCCCTGGCCGCACGGGGCTGCACAGAGCTCGGGCGCGAGCTGCGAGGACTGGCCGACGTGGCGGCGGTGGCCTGCGGCACCGGAGGCACCCTGGCGGGCCTCGCCGCCGGGCTCGCGCCGGGGCAGCGCGCGCTCGGCGTCCCGGTCCTGCGCGGCGGCTTCCTGGGCGAGGCGGTACACGACCTCCAGCGAGAGGCGTTCGGCGGACCGGCCGGCGACTGGTCCCTGGACGAGCGGTTCCACTTCGGCGGCTACGCCCGTACCACCGACGCGCTGCACGCCTTCGCGGACGACTTCGAGGACCGGCACGGGCTGCCGGTCGAGCGGCTCTATGTGGCCAAACTCCTCTACGCGCTCACGACGCTGGCCGGGGAGGGCGCGTTCCCCGCCGGAAGCGCGGTCGCCGCCGTGATCACCGGACGCCCGGACCCGGCGGAACCGCCTGCCGGCCCTCAGTCCGACTCCTCCCGGTAG
- a CDS encoding N-acetylmuramoyl-L-alanine amidase, with protein sequence MSSPMSASTFLAALKDEGLTVVQVGDWRTHNRNQQGDWGPVNGVMIHHTVTKGTAATVQLCRDGHSDLPGPLCHGVIAKDGRVHLVGYGRANHAGLGDDDVLRAVVAEKSLPPDNEANTDGNRHFYGFECENLGDGKDPWPDVQLEAIEKVAAAICRHHGWTAKSVIGHLEWQPGKVDPRGFTMADMRARIHDRMK encoded by the coding sequence ATGTCCTCACCCATGTCCGCGAGCACCTTCCTCGCCGCCCTGAAGGACGAGGGGCTCACCGTCGTGCAGGTAGGCGACTGGCGAACCCACAACCGCAACCAGCAGGGCGACTGGGGCCCGGTCAACGGCGTGATGATCCACCACACCGTCACCAAGGGCACCGCCGCCACCGTCCAGCTCTGCCGCGACGGCCACAGCGACCTGCCGGGGCCGCTGTGCCACGGCGTCATCGCCAAGGACGGCCGCGTCCACCTGGTCGGCTACGGCAGGGCCAACCACGCCGGCCTCGGCGACGACGACGTACTGCGCGCCGTCGTCGCGGAGAAGAGCCTGCCGCCGGACAACGAGGCCAACACCGACGGGAACCGGCACTTCTACGGCTTCGAGTGCGAGAACCTCGGCGACGGGAAGGACCCCTGGCCCGACGTCCAGCTCGAAGCCATCGAGAAGGTCGCGGCCGCGATCTGCCGCCATCACGGCTGGACGGCCAAGTCCGTCATCGGGCACCTGGAGTGGCAACCGGGCAAGGTCGACCCGCGCGGCTTCACGATGGCCGATATGCGGGCCAGGATCCATGACCGCATGAAGTAG
- a CDS encoding globin domain-containing protein — protein sequence MLSEQSTATVRATLPAVGAAIGDIADLFYRKLFDAHPELLRDLFNRGNQASGAQRQALAGSIAAFATQLVEHPETRPDVMLGRIAHKHASLGITAAQYDVVHTHLFAAITEVLGDAVTPEVAAAWDEVYWLMANALIAIEERLYAQQGVLAGDVWRDWEVVSRTEETADVATFRLRPADGAPAPGFRPGQYVSVRCELPDGARQIRQYSLSRAPGSPLRSITVKRVHGDGAPDGEVSRRLHDRVRPGDLLSVSAPYGDLVLDSADAPLLLASAGIGCTPMLSMLEHLANDGHRTPVTVVHGDRSPDDHALRTDHATLTGELPDASAHFWYENPGPGHPGNRTGLVDLTDLAVPSDTHAYLCGPLPFMRSVRTQLLAKGVPAADIHYEVFGPDLWLARG from the coding sequence ATGCTCTCCGAGCAGTCGACCGCCACCGTCCGTGCCACCCTGCCCGCCGTCGGCGCGGCCATCGGAGACATCGCGGATCTCTTCTACCGCAAGCTGTTCGACGCCCACCCCGAGCTGTTGCGCGATCTCTTCAACCGAGGCAACCAGGCCTCCGGCGCCCAGCGCCAGGCGCTCGCCGGTTCCATAGCCGCCTTCGCGACGCAGCTGGTCGAGCACCCCGAAACCCGCCCCGACGTCATGCTCGGCCGCATCGCGCACAAGCACGCCTCGCTCGGCATCACGGCCGCCCAGTACGACGTCGTCCACACCCACCTGTTCGCCGCCATCACGGAGGTGCTCGGTGACGCCGTGACTCCGGAGGTCGCCGCCGCCTGGGACGAGGTCTACTGGCTGATGGCCAACGCCCTCATAGCGATCGAGGAGCGGCTGTACGCGCAGCAGGGAGTGCTCGCCGGTGACGTCTGGCGGGACTGGGAGGTGGTTTCCCGGACCGAGGAGACCGCGGACGTCGCCACCTTCCGGCTCCGCCCCGCCGACGGTGCGCCCGCCCCCGGCTTCCGCCCCGGCCAGTACGTCTCGGTGCGGTGCGAACTCCCGGACGGCGCACGCCAGATACGCCAGTACAGCCTGTCCCGCGCTCCCGGCTCCCCGCTCCGCTCGATCACCGTCAAGCGGGTGCACGGGGACGGCGCCCCGGACGGCGAGGTCTCGCGGCGGCTGCACGACCGGGTCCGGCCGGGCGACCTGCTCAGCGTCTCGGCCCCGTACGGCGACCTCGTGCTGGACTCCGCCGACGCCCCGCTCCTGCTCGCCTCCGCGGGCATCGGGTGCACCCCGATGCTCTCGATGCTGGAGCACCTGGCGAACGACGGCCACCGCACCCCGGTCACCGTCGTGCACGGCGACCGCTCCCCCGACGACCACGCCCTGCGCACCGACCACGCCACGCTCACCGGCGAACTCCCGGACGCCTCGGCGCACTTCTGGTACGAGAATCCCGGCCCCGGCCACCCCGGAAACCGCACGGGCCTGGTCGACCTGACGGACCTGGCCGTCCCGTCCGACACCCACGCCTACCTGTGCGGCCCGCTGCCCTTCATGCGGTCCGTGCGCACCCAGCTGCTCGCCAAGGGCGTCCCCGCCGCCGACATCCACTACGAGGTGTTCGGCCCCGACCTGTGGCTCGCCAGGGGCTGA
- a CDS encoding Rrf2 family transcriptional regulator, giving the protein MRLTRFTDVALRVLMRLAVVENEDPPTTREVAAAMQVPYSHAAKVVARLQHLGLVEARRGRGGGLTLAPGGPTASIGGLVRELEGPGDVVECDGTTPCPLRSACRLRGALREAAEAFYATLDPITVAELVASPTGPLLIGISGGPPPGD; this is encoded by the coding sequence ATGCGGCTGACGAGATTCACCGACGTGGCACTGCGCGTACTGATGCGCCTCGCAGTCGTGGAGAACGAGGATCCGCCGACCACCCGCGAGGTGGCGGCGGCCATGCAGGTGCCGTACTCCCACGCCGCGAAGGTCGTGGCCAGGCTCCAGCACCTCGGCCTGGTCGAGGCGCGACGGGGCCGGGGCGGCGGGCTCACCCTGGCCCCGGGCGGCCCGACCGCGTCCATCGGCGGGCTCGTCCGCGAGCTGGAGGGCCCCGGCGACGTCGTCGAGTGCGACGGCACCACCCCCTGCCCGCTGCGGTCGGCGTGCCGACTGCGCGGGGCGCTGCGCGAGGCGGCGGAAGCCTTCTACGCCACGCTCGACCCGATCACCGTCGCGGAACTCGTCGCCTCCCCCACGGGACCGCTCCTGATCGGCATCAGCGGCGGGCCACCACCCGGCGACTGA
- a CDS encoding family 2B encapsulin nanocompartment shell protein, whose protein sequence is MSVGEEVQNAQVPPQQSLGTAAARNLATTTKSAPQMQEITSRWLLKMLPWVQVQGGTYRVNRRLSYSVGDGRVTFVQTGDRVAVIPAELGELPALRGFGDEEALAELARRCEQRDVPAGQLLATAGDAADRVFLLAHGKVEKIGTGPYGDETVLGVHADGAYFGDHSLVEGDALWEYTARAVTNCTVLTLQRADVLNLAERSDSLREHLAGLLAIPQQRTNNYGEAAIDLSAGHVGEALVPHTFVDYDAAPREYELSVAQTVLKVHSRVADLYNQPMNQTEQQLRLTVEALRERQEHELINNREFGLLNNCDYGQRLQPHDGVPGPDDMDELLSRRRGSKLFLAHPRAIAAFGRECSKRGLVPESVDVGGHRIATWRGVPIFPSNKIPVSDARTTSIICMRTGEAEQGVVGLQQTGIPDEIEPSLSVRFMGIDEQAIISYLVTAYYSAAVLVPDALGVLENVEVSRWR, encoded by the coding sequence ATGTCCGTTGGTGAAGAGGTTCAGAACGCGCAGGTGCCGCCGCAGCAGAGTCTTGGCACGGCAGCCGCGCGGAACCTCGCGACGACCACCAAGTCCGCCCCGCAGATGCAGGAGATCACCTCGCGGTGGCTGCTGAAGATGCTTCCGTGGGTCCAGGTGCAGGGCGGCACATACCGGGTGAACCGCAGGCTGAGCTACTCGGTCGGCGACGGCCGGGTGACCTTCGTACAGACCGGAGACCGGGTGGCGGTCATCCCCGCCGAGCTCGGTGAACTCCCGGCCCTGCGGGGCTTCGGGGACGAGGAGGCGCTCGCGGAGCTGGCCCGCAGGTGCGAGCAGCGTGACGTTCCCGCCGGACAGCTCCTGGCCACGGCCGGTGACGCGGCGGACCGGGTCTTCCTGTTGGCGCACGGCAAGGTCGAGAAGATCGGCACCGGCCCCTACGGGGACGAGACGGTGCTCGGGGTGCACGCCGACGGGGCCTACTTCGGTGACCACTCCCTCGTCGAGGGGGACGCCCTCTGGGAGTACACGGCCCGCGCCGTCACGAACTGCACCGTACTGACGTTGCAGCGGGCCGATGTGCTCAACCTCGCGGAGCGGTCCGATTCGCTGCGCGAGCATCTCGCCGGACTGCTGGCCATCCCGCAGCAGCGCACCAACAACTACGGCGAGGCGGCGATCGACCTGTCCGCGGGGCACGTCGGGGAGGCCCTCGTCCCGCACACGTTCGTCGACTACGACGCCGCGCCCCGCGAGTACGAACTGAGCGTCGCGCAGACCGTGCTGAAGGTCCACAGCCGGGTCGCCGACCTGTACAACCAGCCGATGAACCAGACCGAGCAGCAGTTGCGGCTCACGGTCGAGGCGCTGCGCGAGCGCCAGGAGCACGAGCTGATCAACAACCGCGAGTTCGGCCTGCTCAACAACTGCGACTACGGCCAGCGGCTCCAGCCCCACGACGGTGTGCCCGGTCCGGACGACATGGACGAACTGCTCTCGCGCCGCCGCGGATCGAAGCTCTTCCTGGCTCACCCCCGGGCCATCGCCGCCTTCGGCCGGGAGTGCAGCAAGCGCGGACTGGTCCCGGAGAGCGTGGACGTCGGCGGTCACCGCATCGCGACCTGGCGCGGGGTTCCGATCTTCCCGTCCAACAAGATCCCGGTCAGCGACGCCCGCACCACCTCGATCATCTGCATGAGGACCGGTGAGGCCGAGCAGGGCGTCGTCGGACTTCAGCAGACCGGCATCCCCGACGAGATCGAGCCCAGCCTGTCGGTCCGGTTCATGGGGATCGACGAGCAGGCGATCATCTCCTACCTCGTGACGGCCTACTACTCGGCGGCCGTACTGGTACCGGACGCCCTCGGTGTCCTGGAGAACGTCGAGGTAAGCCGCTGGCGTTAG